From one Cyanobacterium stanieri PCC 7202 genomic stretch:
- a CDS encoding aconitase (PFAM: Aconitate B N-terminal domain; Aconitase family (aconitate hydratase); Aconitate hydratase 2 N-terminus~TIGRFAM: aconitate hydratase 2~COGs: COG1049 Aconitase B~InterPro IPR004406:IPR018136:IPR015929:IPR001030~KEGG: syp:SYNPCC7002_A1683 bifunctional aconitate hydratase 2/2-methylisocitrate dehydratase~PFAM: Aconitase B; aconitate hydratase domain-containing protein~PRIAM: Aconitate hydratase~SPTR: Aconitate hydratase 2;~TIGRFAM: aconitate hydratase 2) produces MTWLEEYHQHVEERAKQGIPPLPLTAEQTSHLCEMLQNPPEELKEELMMLLRDRIPPGVDEASYVKAGFLTAIAKGELTSPIISRQGAVSLLGTMMGGYNVQSLVGLLKSKDSNIASEAAIALSKTLLVFDAFNDVLELSESNSYAKQVIDAWAEGSWFISKPKVPETITVTVFKVEGETNTDDLSPAPHATTRPDIPLHALAMLESRMPEGLETIAKLKEKGHPVAYVGDVVGTGSSRKSAINSVLWHLGEEIPFVPNKKAGGYILGGKIAPIFFNTAEDSGALPIECDVNQFNTGDVITIHPYEGKITNENGETLTTFTIKPETILDEVRAGGRIPLLIGRALTDKTRQALGLDPSTLFVRPTPPQDSGKGFTLAQKMVGKACGVEGIRPGTSCEPIMTTVGSQDTTGPMTRDELKELACLGFNADLTLQTFCHTAAYPKPVDIKTHKDLPDFFATRGGVALKPGDGIIHSWLNRMLLPDTVGTGGDSHTRFPLGISFPAGSGLVAFAAALGAMPLDMPESVLVKFTGELQPGVTLRDIVNAIPWVAMQEGKLTAGKGDKINVFNGRIMEMEGLPDLKVEQAFELTDATAERSCSGSTIKLSEETVAEYLRSNVSLMKNMIARGYQDARTLLRRIAKMEEWLANPSLMSADEDVEYADTIVVNLDDIKEPIVAAPNDPDNVKLMSECAGDKVDEVFIGSCMTNIGHYRAAAKILEGAGTVKGRLWICPPTRMDEQQLRNEGVYGVFAAAGARTEMPGCSLCMGNQARVEDNATVFSTSTRNFNNRMGKGARVYLGSAELAAVCALLGKIPTVEEYRAIVSEKIDPFKGELYRYLNFNEIDGFEDEGRVIALEDMPKIEDILGMPV; encoded by the coding sequence ATGACTTGGTTAGAAGAATATCATCAACACGTAGAAGAAAGAGCAAAACAAGGCATTCCCCCCTTACCTCTCACCGCTGAACAAACATCGCACCTATGCGAAATGTTGCAAAATCCCCCCGAGGAATTGAAAGAAGAATTAATGATGCTACTGCGCGATCGCATCCCCCCCGGAGTGGACGAAGCATCCTATGTCAAAGCTGGATTTTTGACTGCGATCGCCAAGGGTGAATTAACCTCCCCTATCATCTCTAGGCAAGGAGCTGTAAGCCTTTTAGGTACTATGATGGGTGGTTATAATGTGCAGTCTCTTGTCGGTTTATTGAAATCTAAGGATAGTAATATCGCCTCCGAAGCTGCGATCGCCCTTAGCAAAACTTTACTCGTCTTTGATGCCTTCAACGACGTATTAGAACTATCAGAAAGCAACTCCTACGCCAAACAAGTAATCGACGCATGGGCAGAAGGTTCATGGTTTATCAGTAAACCCAAAGTACCCGAAACCATTACCGTCACAGTATTCAAAGTAGAAGGGGAAACCAACACCGATGATTTATCTCCCGCCCCCCATGCCACCACCCGCCCCGACATCCCCCTCCATGCCCTCGCCATGTTGGAATCAAGGATGCCAGAAGGATTAGAAACCATTGCTAAACTCAAGGAAAAAGGACATCCCGTCGCCTATGTGGGGGATGTAGTGGGTACAGGCTCATCCCGTAAATCCGCCATCAACTCCGTACTATGGCATCTCGGCGAAGAAATCCCCTTCGTACCCAACAAAAAAGCAGGGGGTTATATTCTTGGTGGAAAAATTGCCCCTATTTTCTTCAACACCGCCGAAGACTCTGGCGCTCTACCCATCGAATGTGACGTTAATCAGTTTAATACAGGGGATGTCATCACCATTCACCCCTACGAAGGCAAAATCACCAACGAAAACGGTGAAACCCTCACCACCTTTACCATCAAACCCGAAACCATCTTAGACGAAGTTAGGGCAGGGGGGCGTATTCCCCTCTTAATTGGTAGAGCTTTGACCGATAAAACCCGTCAAGCCTTGGGATTAGATCCTAGTACCCTCTTTGTACGTCCTACCCCCCCCCAAGATAGCGGTAAAGGATTCACCCTCGCTCAAAAAATGGTCGGTAAAGCCTGTGGCGTAGAAGGAATCCGCCCCGGTACATCTTGCGAACCCATTATGACCACCGTTGGCTCTCAGGATACCACAGGCCCCATGACAAGGGATGAATTAAAAGAATTAGCCTGTTTAGGTTTCAACGCCGATTTAACCCTCCAAACCTTCTGCCATACCGCCGCTTATCCCAAACCCGTGGACATCAAAACCCACAAAGACTTACCCGACTTTTTCGCTACCCGTGGCGGTGTTGCCCTCAAACCGGGGGATGGCATCATTCACTCTTGGTTAAACCGTATGTTATTACCCGATACAGTCGGCACTGGGGGCGATTCTCATACCCGTTTCCCCTTGGGTATTTCCTTCCCCGCAGGTTCTGGGTTAGTGGCTTTTGCGGCGGCTTTGGGTGCTATGCCTTTGGATATGCCTGAGTCCGTATTGGTCAAGTTTACAGGAGAATTACAACCCGGGGTAACTTTACGAGACATCGTTAACGCCATTCCTTGGGTAGCCATGCAAGAAGGCAAGTTAACCGCAGGGAAAGGGGACAAAATAAATGTCTTCAATGGTCGTATTATGGAGATGGAAGGTTTACCCGACTTGAAAGTAGAACAGGCTTTCGAGCTAACCGACGCAACCGCCGAACGTTCTTGTTCTGGTAGTACCATTAAACTAAGTGAGGAAACCGTGGCGGAATATCTGCGCTCCAATGTTAGTTTGATGAAAAATATGATTGCCCGGGGTTATCAGGATGCACGTACCCTATTACGTCGTATTGCCAAGATGGAAGAGTGGTTGGCAAATCCTTCCCTGATGTCTGCGGATGAGGATGTGGAATATGCCGATACCATCGTGGTTAACCTTGATGACATTAAAGAGCCTATTGTGGCGGCACCCAATGATCCTGATAATGTTAAACTCATGAGTGAGTGCGCTGGGGATAAGGTAGATGAGGTGTTTATCGGTTCTTGTATGACCAACATCGGACATTACCGCGCGGCGGCGAAAATCCTTGAGGGTGCTGGTACTGTGAAAGGGCGTTTATGGATATGTCCTCCTACCCGCATGGATGAGCAACAGTTGCGCAATGAGGGGGTTTATGGTGTGTTTGCGGCGGCGGGTGCTAGAACTGAGATGCCGGGCTGTTCTCTCTGTATGGGTAATCAAGCCCGTGTGGAAGATAATGCCACGGTATTTTCTACCTCTACCCGTAATTTTAATAACCGTATGGGTAAAGGTGCAAGGGTTTATCTTGGTAGTGCTGAATTGGCGGCGGTATGTGCTTTACTGGGCAAGATCCCCACTGTGGAGGAGTACAGGGCGATCGTTTCTGAGAAAATCGATCCTTTCAAGGGCGAATTATACCGTTACTTAAACTTCAATGAAATCGATGGTTTTGAAGATGAAGGGCGCGTTATTGCTTTAGAAGATATGCCGAAAATCGAGGACATTTTAGGTATGCCTGTATAA
- a CDS encoding hypothetical protein (KEGG: npu:Npun_R5978 hypothetical protein~SPTR: Putative uncharacterized protein), translating into MNTTNTMLSPEQNQVENDWEFTEVWIDPMLNPPYLLLLLANTQGKFNIYDPAKDYQIIFSTDDYETAKLWLLEDEYEPIQGKFRFDDL; encoded by the coding sequence ATGAATACAACAAATACCATGTTATCCCCAGAACAAAACCAAGTAGAAAATGATTGGGAATTTACAGAAGTATGGATCGATCCAATGTTAAATCCTCCTTATTTACTTTTATTATTAGCTAATACTCAAGGGAAATTCAATATTTATGATCCTGCTAAAGATTATCAAATAATATTTTCTACCGATGATTATGAAACAGCAAAACTATGGTTATTGGAAGATGAGTATGAGCCAATACAAGGAAAATTTAGATTTGATGATTTGTAA